In Salmonella enterica subsp. enterica serovar Typhimurium str. LT2, a single window of DNA contains:
- a CDS encoding putative C4-dicarboxylate transport system (similar to E. coli putative membrane protein (AAC76602.1); Blastp hit to AAC76602.1 (424 aa), 33% identity in aa 5 - 412), with protein MIDPIFASCTLIAVFVVLLAMGAPIGICIVIASFSTMMLVLPFDISMFATAQKMFSSLDSFALLAVPFFVLSGVIMNSGGIAARLVNFAKLFTGKLPGSLSYTNIVGNMMFGAISGSAIAASTSIGGVMVPMSAREGYDRGFAAAVNIASAPTGMLIPPTTAFILYALASGGTSIAALFAGGLVAGVLWGVGCMLVTLVVAKRRNYRVFFTVQKGMALKVAVEAIPSLLLIVIIVGGIVQGIFTAIEASAIAVVYTLLLTMVFYRTLKIKDLPSILLQTVVMTGVIMFLLATSSAMSFSMSITNIPAALSDMILGISANKLVILLVITVFLLIIGAFMDIGPAILIFTPILLPIMAKLGVDPVHFGIIMIYNLAIGTITPPVGSGLYVGASVGKVKVEEVIKPLLPFYGAIIGVLLLITYIPEITLFLPRLLGIM; from the coding sequence ATGATTGACCCTATTTTTGCGTCCTGTACGCTAATTGCCGTCTTTGTTGTTTTACTGGCCATGGGCGCGCCTATCGGGATCTGCATCGTTATCGCCTCTTTCAGCACCATGATGCTGGTACTGCCTTTCGATATTTCGATGTTCGCCACCGCGCAAAAAATGTTCTCCAGCCTGGACAGTTTTGCCTTGCTGGCCGTGCCGTTCTTCGTTTTGTCCGGGGTGATCATGAATAGCGGGGGAATTGCCGCCCGGCTGGTCAATTTTGCCAAACTGTTTACTGGCAAACTGCCCGGCTCGCTCTCTTATACCAACATCGTCGGCAATATGATGTTCGGTGCAATTTCCGGATCGGCGATTGCCGCCTCAACCTCCATCGGCGGCGTGATGGTGCCGATGAGCGCGCGCGAAGGTTACGATCGCGGCTTTGCGGCCGCGGTGAATATCGCCTCCGCGCCGACGGGAATGTTAATTCCGCCCACCACGGCTTTTATCCTTTACGCGCTGGCAAGCGGGGGAACATCGATTGCCGCTCTGTTCGCCGGCGGTCTGGTCGCGGGAGTGCTGTGGGGCGTTGGCTGTATGCTGGTCACGCTGGTGGTCGCTAAGCGTCGAAATTATCGGGTTTTCTTCACCGTCCAAAAAGGTATGGCGCTAAAAGTTGCCGTTGAGGCCATTCCCAGCCTGCTGCTGATCGTGATTATTGTCGGCGGCATTGTGCAGGGGATTTTCACCGCCATTGAAGCCTCCGCGATTGCCGTGGTGTATACGTTATTGCTGACGATGGTGTTTTACCGCACGCTGAAAATTAAGGATTTGCCTTCGATTTTGCTCCAGACAGTGGTAATGACCGGGGTCATCATGTTCCTGCTGGCAACCTCTTCGGCGATGTCCTTCTCGATGTCGATCACCAATATTCCTGCGGCGCTGAGCGATATGATCCTCGGTATTTCCGCCAATAAACTGGTTATCCTGTTAGTCATTACCGTCTTTTTGTTGATTATCGGCGCATTTATGGATATTGGTCCGGCCATTCTGATTTTTACCCCGATTCTGCTGCCAATCATGGCTAAACTGGGCGTCGATCCGGTGCATTTCGGCATTATCATGATCTATAACCTGGCGATTGGCACCATTACGCCGCCAGTTGGCAGTGGTTTATATGTCGGGGCGAGCGTCGGTAAGGTCAAAGTTGAGGAAGTGATTAAACCGTTGCTGCCTTTTTACGGCGCGATTATCGGCGTTCTGTTATTAATTACCTACATTCCGGAAATCACACTGTTCTTACCCCGTCTACTGGGCATCATGTAA
- a CDS encoding putative C4-dicarboxylate transport system (similar to E. coli orf, hypothetical protein (AAC76601.1); Blastp hit to AAC76601.1 (157 aa), 25% identity in aa 4 - 151): protein MNTFRKGLDLLLGAICCLVLAIMVGIACWQVVSRYILGVPSTLTEEMLRFLLVWVSMLGMAFVAGQKQHISLTLLLDKVSPTIRGWWDIILQVIFIAFSIWVLIIGGLKISAISMLQISPALGIPMGKIYYALPCAGVLIILYGLLNIVDALKAIHSATDTTEHTLEKSHD, encoded by the coding sequence ATGAACACATTCAGAAAAGGACTTGATTTATTGCTGGGCGCTATCTGTTGCCTGGTGCTGGCGATAATGGTTGGCATCGCCTGCTGGCAGGTGGTGAGCCGCTACATTCTGGGCGTTCCCAGCACCCTTACCGAAGAGATGCTGCGATTTCTCCTGGTGTGGGTATCAATGCTGGGCATGGCTTTTGTCGCCGGTCAGAAACAGCATATTAGCCTGACTCTCTTACTGGATAAGGTGTCGCCGACGATTCGCGGCTGGTGGGATATTATCCTGCAGGTCATTTTTATCGCGTTTTCCATTTGGGTATTGATTATCGGCGGCTTAAAGATTTCTGCGATTTCTATGCTGCAAATCTCTCCTGCGCTGGGCATTCCGATGGGAAAAATTTATTACGCGCTCCCCTGCGCGGGCGTACTGATCATCCTCTATGGGCTGCTGAATATCGTTGACGCCCTGAAAGCTATCCATTCCGCCACGGATACCACTGAGCACACTCTGGAGAAATCACATGATTGA
- a CDS encoding putative dicarboxylate-binding periplasmic protein (hypothetical protein in sodA 5'region. (SW:YIIZ_SALTY)): protein MKQPGFIRLATLALLSTLSFFSHGETILRLAYAENSQPVKDALHFLGQQVEEKTGGDIKVQYFPDGQLGGERELVELTQVGVVDITKVSSGLMESFSPEYGVFSLPYLFATVEEYYRVMDNPQVMEPVYQSTAAQGFIGVGWYDSGARNFYMSKAPIKRIEDLRGKKIRVMQSETAIQTLKLLGASPIAMSQAEVYTSLQQGILDGAENNEFALTIARHGEVARYYTYDMHTRIPDILLMSTLTLEKLTPEQQRIVEAAIKASIEFEKAAWDKEIEKTRLAAVKDFNVEFYEIDKKPFQEAVQPIYDGLKNKPRLYGLYQRIQTAKN from the coding sequence ATGAAGCAACCTGGTTTTATACGTCTGGCTACGTTGGCCTTACTCTCCACACTCTCTTTCTTCTCCCACGGCGAAACCATTTTGCGCCTGGCCTACGCTGAAAATAGCCAGCCGGTAAAAGATGCGTTGCACTTCCTGGGGCAGCAAGTGGAAGAGAAAACGGGCGGCGATATCAAAGTACAGTACTTCCCGGACGGACAGCTTGGCGGCGAGCGCGAACTGGTGGAGTTGACGCAGGTCGGCGTCGTCGACATCACTAAAGTGTCGTCCGGGCTGATGGAGAGTTTTTCGCCTGAGTACGGCGTGTTCTCACTTCCCTACCTGTTTGCCACCGTCGAGGAATACTACCGCGTAATGGATAACCCGCAGGTGATGGAGCCTGTTTATCAGTCCACCGCCGCGCAGGGGTTTATCGGCGTAGGCTGGTATGATTCCGGCGCGCGTAATTTTTATATGAGCAAAGCGCCGATTAAACGCATTGAGGATTTACGCGGGAAAAAGATCCGCGTCATGCAGAGTGAGACGGCGATCCAAACCCTCAAACTGCTGGGCGCTTCGCCTATCGCCATGAGCCAGGCGGAGGTCTATACCTCATTACAACAAGGCATTCTCGACGGCGCGGAAAACAATGAGTTCGCTCTCACCATCGCCCGCCACGGCGAAGTCGCCCGTTATTACACCTACGATATGCACACCCGCATTCCCGATATCCTGCTAATGAGTACCCTCACGCTGGAAAAGCTGACGCCGGAACAGCAGCGCATCGTCGAAGCCGCCATCAAGGCGTCGATCGAATTTGAGAAAGCCGCATGGGACAAGGAAATAGAGAAAACCAGGCTGGCGGCGGTAAAAGATTTCAACGTTGAATTCTACGAGATCGACAAAAAACCCTTCCAGGAGGCAGTACAGCCTATTTACGACGGTCTGAAAAACAAACCGCGGCTTTACGGGCTGTATCAACGTATCCAGACAGCAAAAAATTAA
- the sodA gene encoding superoxide dismutase (manganese; superoxide dismutase [MN]. (SW:SODM_SALTY)), with product MSYTLPSLPYAYDALEPHFDKQTMEIHHTKHHQTYVNNANAALENLPEFASLPVEELITKLDQVPADKKTVLRNNAGGHANHSLFWKGLKKGTTLQGDLKAAIERDFGSVDNFKAEFEKAAATRFGSGWAWLVLKGDKLAVVSTANQDSPLMGEAISGASGFPILGLDVWEHAYYLKFQNRRPDYIKEFWNVVNWDEAAARFAAKK from the coding sequence ATGAGTTATACACTGCCATCCCTGCCGTACGCTTATGATGCACTGGAACCGCACTTCGATAAGCAGACGATGGAGATTCACCACACCAAACACCATCAAACCTATGTCAACAACGCTAACGCGGCGCTGGAAAACCTGCCTGAGTTTGCCAGCCTGCCGGTTGAAGAACTGATTACTAAACTGGACCAGGTGCCAGCGGACAAAAAAACTGTGCTGCGTAACAACGCGGGCGGCCATGCTAACCACAGCCTGTTCTGGAAAGGGCTGAAAAAAGGCACCACTCTGCAGGGCGATCTGAAAGCGGCTATCGAGCGTGACTTCGGTTCCGTTGACAACTTCAAAGCTGAATTCGAAAAAGCAGCAGCAACCCGTTTCGGCTCCGGCTGGGCGTGGCTGGTGCTGAAAGGCGACAAACTGGCTGTGGTTTCTACCGCAAACCAGGATTCCCCGCTGATGGGTGAAGCCATTTCCGGCGCTTCCGGCTTCCCGATCCTGGGCCTGGACGTGTGGGAACACGCTTACTACCTGAAATTCCAGAACCGCCGCCCGGACTACATCAAAGAGTTCTGGAACGTGGTGAACTGGGACGAAGCAGCAGCGCGTTTCGCCGCTAAAAAATAA
- the yiiM gene encoding putative cytoplasmic protein (similar to E. coli orf, hypothetical protein (AAC76892.1); Blastp hit to AAC76892.1 (234 aa), 76% identity in aa 4 - 233) has protein sequence MHVCRSESDDSLFLYPRKEQQMHYPVDVFIGKIRDYDGSRPSAIAKVQIDGELMLTELGLAGDQQAEKKIHGGPDRALCHYPREHYADWIRQFPEQATLFCAPAFGENLSTNGMTEHNVFIGDIYRWGEVLIQVTQPRSPCFKLNFHFAISDMALLMQNSGKTGWLYRVIAPGKVSSDAPLELASRLSDVSVHEAGVIAWSMPFDDEQYHRLLSAAGLSASWSRTMQKRRLSGKIEDSARRLWGDKTPPK, from the coding sequence TTGCACGTCTGTAGAAGCGAGTCTGATGACTCGCTTTTTTTGTATCCGCGTAAGGAGCAGCAGATGCATTATCCGGTTGACGTGTTTATTGGCAAAATTCGTGACTATGACGGCAGCCGCCCGAGCGCTATCGCCAAGGTGCAAATCGACGGCGAACTCATGCTGACCGAGCTCGGTCTGGCAGGCGATCAGCAGGCCGAAAAGAAAATCCACGGCGGCCCCGACCGCGCGCTATGCCATTACCCCCGCGAACACTATGCTGATTGGATTCGCCAGTTCCCCGAGCAGGCGACGCTGTTTTGCGCCCCGGCGTTTGGCGAGAATCTGTCGACGAACGGAATGACCGAACACAACGTGTTTATTGGCGACATCTACCGCTGGGGCGAGGTGTTGATCCAGGTCACTCAGCCGCGCTCTCCATGCTTTAAACTTAATTTCCACTTTGCCATCAGCGACATGGCCCTCCTTATGCAGAACAGCGGAAAAACCGGCTGGCTGTATCGGGTCATTGCGCCAGGTAAGGTCTCCAGCGATGCGCCGTTGGAACTGGCGTCGCGTCTGAGCGATGTCTCGGTTCATGAAGCGGGTGTTATCGCCTGGTCTATGCCGTTTGATGACGAACAATATCACCGGCTGTTGAGCGCCGCCGGGCTGTCGGCGAGCTGGAGCCGCACCATGCAGAAGCGTCGTTTGAGCGGCAAAATTGAAGATAGCGCCAGACGACTGTGGGGGGATAAAACTCCGCCAAAATGA
- a CDS encoding putative inner membrane protein, with protein sequence MTEAENAVAIVKEFLVASMIPDAERAATYMHPEVKITFTGGRAMAGAADIAQFNGARYKWVKKALGEFDAVQHDHYVVIYSNGTLYGEWPDGRPFAGNRFIDRFEVRDGKITRMDVWNDSAEWILVPEISR encoded by the coding sequence ATGACTGAAGCTGAAAATGCGGTGGCGATCGTAAAAGAATTTTTGGTGGCCTCGATGATTCCCGATGCTGAACGCGCCGCAACGTATATGCACCCGGAGGTGAAAATTACCTTCACCGGAGGCCGGGCAATGGCTGGCGCGGCAGATATCGCGCAGTTTAACGGCGCTCGCTACAAGTGGGTGAAGAAGGCGCTGGGCGAGTTTGATGCGGTGCAGCATGATCATTACGTTGTGATTTATTCCAACGGTACGCTGTATGGGGAATGGCCCGACGGTCGCCCGTTTGCCGGTAATCGCTTTATCGATCGTTTCGAAGTGCGCGATGGCAAAATTACCCGGATGGACGTGTGGAACGACAGCGCCGAGTGGATTCTGGTGCCGGAAATCTCCCGGTAA
- the cpxA gene encoding sensory kinase in two-component regulatory system with CpxR (senses misfolded proteins in bacterial envelope; similar to E. coli probable sensor protein (histidine protein kinase), acting on arcA (AAC76893.1); Blastp hit to AAC76893.1 (457 aa), 96% identity in aa 1 - 457): MIGSLTARIFAIFWLTLALVLMLVLMLPKLDSRQMTELLDSEQRQGLMIEQHVEAELANDPPNDLMWWRRLFRAIDKWAPPGQRLLLVTSEGRVIGAERSEMQIIRNFIGQADNADHPQKKKYGRVEMVGPFSVRDGEDNYQLYLIRPASSSQSDFINLLFDRPLLLLIVTMLVSSPLLLWLAWSLAKPARKLKNAADEVAQGNLRQHPELEAGPQEFLAAGASFNQMVTALERMMTSQQRLLSDISHELRTPLTRLQLGTALLRRRGGESKELERIETEAQRLDSMINDLLVMSRNQQKNALVSETMKANQLWGEVLDNAAFEAEQMGKSLTVNYPPGPWPLYGNPNALESALENIVRNALRYSHTKIEVGFSVDKDGITITVDDDGPGVSPEDREQIFRPFYRTDEARDRESGGTGLGLAIVESAMQQHRGWVKADDSPLGGLRLTLWLPLYKRT, translated from the coding sequence ATGATAGGAAGTTTAACCGCGCGCATCTTCGCCATCTTCTGGTTGACGCTGGCGCTGGTGCTAATGCTGGTCCTGATGTTGCCCAAGCTCGATTCACGCCAGATGACCGAGCTGCTGGACAGCGAACAGCGCCAGGGATTGATGATAGAGCAACATGTAGAAGCTGAACTTGCGAACGATCCGCCCAACGACCTGATGTGGTGGCGTCGCCTGTTCCGCGCGATCGATAAGTGGGCGCCGCCTGGACAGCGGTTATTACTGGTGACCTCTGAAGGACGCGTGATCGGCGCTGAACGCAGCGAAATGCAGATCATTCGTAACTTCATTGGTCAGGCGGATAACGCCGATCATCCGCAGAAGAAAAAATATGGCCGCGTAGAGATGGTGGGGCCGTTCTCCGTTCGCGACGGAGAGGATAATTACCAGCTTTACTTGATTCGACCGGCCAGCAGTTCGCAATCCGATTTTATTAATCTGCTGTTTGACCGCCCGCTTCTGTTGCTCATTGTCACGATGCTGGTCAGTTCGCCGCTCTTGCTATGGCTGGCATGGAGTCTGGCGAAACCGGCGCGTAAGTTGAAAAACGCGGCTGATGAAGTGGCGCAAGGCAACCTGCGTCAGCATCCGGAGCTGGAGGCGGGTCCGCAGGAGTTCCTCGCCGCTGGCGCCAGTTTTAACCAGATGGTGACGGCGCTGGAACGGATGATGACCTCGCAGCAGCGTTTGCTGTCAGACATCTCCCATGAGCTACGAACGCCCCTTACGCGCCTGCAACTGGGTACCGCGCTGCTGCGTCGTCGTGGCGGCGAAAGCAAAGAGCTGGAGCGTATTGAAACCGAAGCGCAGCGTCTGGACAGCATGATCAATGACCTGCTGGTGATGTCGCGTAACCAACAGAAAAATGCGCTGGTCAGCGAAACGATGAAAGCCAATCAGCTATGGGGCGAAGTGCTGGATAACGCCGCCTTTGAAGCCGAACAGATGGGCAAGTCGTTAACGGTAAATTATCCGCCGGGGCCGTGGCCGCTCTATGGCAACCCAAACGCGCTGGAAAGCGCGCTGGAAAATATAGTTCGTAATGCGCTGCGCTATTCACATACGAAGATTGAAGTCGGCTTCTCGGTGGATAAAGACGGTATTACGATCACGGTCGATGACGACGGGCCGGGCGTCAGCCCTGAAGACCGCGAGCAGATCTTCCGTCCGTTCTATCGCACTGATGAGGCGCGCGACCGCGAGTCTGGCGGCACCGGGCTGGGGCTGGCGATTGTCGAAAGCGCCATGCAGCAGCACCGCGGCTGGGTGAAGGCTGACGATAGCCCGCTGGGTGGGTTGCGGCTTACGCTGTGGCTACCGCTGTACAAGCGAACCTAA
- the cpxR gene encoding response reguator in two-component regulatory system with CpxA (regulates expression of protein folding and degrading factors (OmpR family); similar to E. coli transcriptional regulator in 2-component system (AAC76894.1); Blastp hit to AAC76894.1 (232 aa), 97% identity in aa 1 - 232), whose translation MNKILLVDDDRELTSLLKELLEMEGFNVLVAHDGEQALELLDDSIDLLLLDVMMPKKNGIDTLKALRQTHQTPVIMLTARGSELDRVLGLELGADDYLPKPFNDRELVARIRAILRRSHWSEQQQSSDNGSPTLEVDALSLNPGRQEASFDGQTLELTGTEFTLLYLLAQHLGQVVSREHLSQEVLGKRLTPFDRAIDMHISNLRRKLPERKDGHPWFKTLRGRGYLMVSAS comes from the coding sequence ATGAATAAAATCCTGTTAGTTGATGATGACCGAGAGCTGACTTCCCTGTTAAAAGAGCTCCTCGAAATGGAAGGTTTTAATGTCCTGGTGGCCCACGACGGCGAGCAGGCGCTTGAGCTTTTGGATGACAGCATCGATTTACTTTTGCTTGACGTCATGATGCCGAAGAAAAACGGTATCGATACGTTGAAAGCGCTTCGCCAGACACACCAGACGCCTGTCATTATGCTGACCGCGCGCGGCAGCGAGCTGGATCGCGTTCTCGGCCTTGAGCTGGGCGCGGACGACTATTTACCCAAACCATTTAACGACCGCGAGCTGGTAGCGCGCATCAGGGCTATTTTGCGCCGTTCCCACTGGAGCGAACAGCAGCAGAGCAGCGACAACGGCTCGCCGACGCTGGAAGTCGATGCGCTAAGCCTTAATCCGGGTCGCCAGGAAGCCAGTTTCGATGGCCAAACGCTGGAGCTGACCGGTACGGAATTCACCCTGCTCTATTTGCTGGCGCAACACCTCGGCCAGGTGGTTTCCCGTGAACATTTAAGTCAGGAAGTGCTGGGTAAGCGCCTGACGCCGTTCGATCGCGCCATTGATATGCATATTTCTAACCTGCGCCGCAAACTGCCGGAACGCAAAGACGGTCACCCGTGGTTTAAAACATTGCGTGGTCGCGGCTATCTGATGGTTTCCGCTTCATGA
- the cpxP gene encoding periplasmic repressor of cpx regulon by interaction with CpxA (rescue from transitory stresses; similar to E. coli orf, hypothetical protein (AAC76896.1); Blastp hit to AAC76896.1 (122 aa), 94% identity in aa 1 - 122), producing MRKVTAAVMASTLAFSFLSHAAEVVTSDNWHPGDGATQRSAQNHMFDGISLTEHQRQQMRDLMQQARHEQPPVNVSEMETMHRLVTAEKFDESAVRAQAEKMAQEQVARQVEMARVRNQMYRLLTPEQQAVLNEKHQQRMEQLRDVAQWQKSSSLKLLSSSNSRSQ from the coding sequence ATGCGCAAAGTTACCGCTGCTGTTATGGCCTCAACGCTGGCATTCAGTTTTTTAAGCCACGCAGCTGAAGTTGTTACAAGCGATAACTGGCACCCCGGTGACGGGGCCACGCAGCGTAGCGCGCAAAATCATATGTTTGACGGCATAAGTTTAACCGAACATCAGCGTCAGCAGATGCGAGATCTTATGCAACAGGCAAGGCACGAACAGCCTCCTGTTAATGTTAGCGAAATGGAGACAATGCATCGGCTTGTCACCGCAGAAAAATTTGATGAAAGCGCTGTGCGCGCTCAGGCAGAAAAAATGGCGCAAGAGCAGGTTGCCCGCCAGGTCGAAATGGCCCGCGTGCGTAACCAGATGTATCGCCTGTTAACGCCGGAGCAGCAAGCGGTTTTGAATGAAAAGCATCAGCAACGAATGGAGCAACTGCGCGACGTGGCGCAATGGCAAAAAAGTTCATCGTTGAAATTATTGAGTAGTAGCAACTCACGTTCCCAGTAA
- the yiiP gene encoding putative CDF family transport protein (similar to E. coli putative transport system permease protein (AAC76897.1); Blastp hit to AAC76897.1 (300 aa), 92% identity in aa 1 - 296) — MNQTYGRLVSRAAIAATAMASALLLIKIFAWWYTGSVSILAALVDSLVDIAASLTNLLVVRYSLQPADDEHTFGHGKAESLAALAQSMFISGSALFLFLTSIQNLIKPTPMNDPGVGIGVTVIALICTIILVTFQRWVVRKTQSQAVRADMLHYQSDVMMNGAILIALGLSWYGWHRADALFALGIGIYILYSALRMGYEAVQSLLDRALPDAERQEIIDIVTSWPGVSGAHDLRTRQSGPTRFIQIHLEMEDNLPLVQAHFVADQVEQAILQRFPGSDVIIHQDPCSVVPREGRKFELV, encoded by the coding sequence ATGAATCAAACCTATGGACGGCTGGTTAGCCGGGCGGCTATCGCGGCAACGGCGATGGCATCAGCGTTACTTTTGATCAAAATTTTTGCGTGGTGGTATACGGGATCGGTGAGTATTCTGGCGGCGTTGGTGGACTCGCTGGTGGATATTGCCGCGTCATTGACGAATTTGTTGGTCGTGCGTTATTCGCTGCAACCCGCAGATGATGAACACACGTTTGGGCACGGTAAAGCGGAGTCGCTGGCGGCGCTGGCGCAAAGTATGTTTATTTCCGGTTCGGCGTTGTTTCTGTTTTTGACCAGTATTCAGAATCTGATTAAGCCGACGCCAATGAACGACCCCGGCGTGGGGATTGGCGTTACCGTCATCGCTCTGATATGCACTATTATACTGGTCACGTTTCAGCGCTGGGTGGTACGCAAGACCCAAAGTCAGGCGGTACGGGCGGATATGCTTCATTATCAGTCTGATGTTATGATGAACGGAGCGATTCTTATCGCGCTGGGGTTATCCTGGTACGGTTGGCATCGTGCGGATGCCCTGTTTGCGTTAGGTATCGGCATCTATATTTTGTATAGCGCGTTACGTATGGGGTATGAGGCGGTGCAGTCATTATTGGATCGCGCGCTGCCCGATGCGGAACGACAGGAAATTATTGATATCGTGACGTCATGGCCGGGAGTCAGCGGCGCGCACGATCTCCGCACGCGGCAGTCAGGGCCGACTCGCTTTATTCAGATTCATTTGGAAATGGAAGATAATCTGCCGCTCGTTCAGGCGCATTTTGTGGCTGACCAGGTAGAGCAGGCGATTTTACAGCGTTTTCCGGGTTCAGATGTCATTATTCATCAGGATCCCTGTTCAGTCGTTCCCAGGGAAGGCAGGAAGTTCGAGCTTGTATAA
- the pfkA gene encoding 6-phosphofructokinase I (similar to E. coli 6-phosphofructokinase I (AAC76898.1); Blastp hit to AAC76898.1 (320 aa), 95% identity in aa 1 - 320) → MIKKIGVLTSGGDAPGMNAAIRGVVRAALTEGLEVMGIYDGYLGLYEDRMVQLDRYSVSDMINRGGTFLGSARFPEFRDENIRAVAIENLKKRGIDALVVIGGDGSYMGAKRLTEMGFPCIGLPGTIDNDIKGTDYTIGYFTALGTVVEAIDRLRDTSSSHQRISIVEVMGRYCGDLTLAAAIAGGCEFIVVPEVEFNREDLVAEIKAGIAKGKKHAIVAITEHMCDVDELAHFIEKETGRETRATVLGHIQRGGSPVPYDRILASRMGAYAIDLLLEGHGGRCVGIQNEQLVHHDIIDAIENMKRPFKSDWMECAKKLY, encoded by the coding sequence ATGATTAAGAAAATCGGTGTGTTGACAAGCGGCGGTGATGCGCCGGGCATGAACGCGGCAATCCGCGGTGTTGTGCGCGCAGCGTTGACGGAAGGGCTGGAAGTCATGGGCATTTATGACGGCTATCTGGGCCTGTATGAAGATCGTATGGTTCAGCTTGACCGTTACAGCGTATCTGACATGATCAACCGTGGCGGTACTTTCCTCGGTTCTGCCCGTTTCCCGGAATTCCGTGACGAAAATATTCGCGCTGTCGCGATCGAAAACCTGAAAAAACGCGGTATCGATGCGCTGGTAGTTATTGGCGGCGACGGTTCTTATATGGGTGCAAAACGTCTGACTGAAATGGGCTTCCCGTGCATCGGTCTGCCAGGCACTATCGATAACGACATCAAAGGCACCGACTACACTATCGGCTACTTCACTGCTCTCGGCACTGTAGTGGAAGCGATTGACCGTCTGCGTGACACCTCCTCTTCTCACCAGCGTATCTCTATCGTTGAGGTGATGGGCCGTTATTGCGGCGACCTGACGTTGGCGGCGGCTATTGCTGGCGGCTGTGAGTTTATCGTGGTGCCGGAAGTTGAATTTAATCGCGAGGATCTGGTGGCGGAAATCAAAGCCGGGATCGCGAAAGGGAAAAAACACGCTATCGTCGCTATCACCGAACATATGTGTGATGTTGACGAGCTGGCGCACTTTATTGAAAAAGAAACGGGCCGTGAAACGCGTGCGACGGTGCTCGGCCACATTCAGCGCGGTGGTTCCCCGGTACCTTACGATCGCATTCTGGCTTCCCGTATGGGCGCGTATGCTATTGACCTGCTGCTGGAAGGCCATGGCGGTCGTTGTGTCGGTATCCAGAACGAGCAGCTTGTTCATCATGACATCATCGATGCGATTGAAAACATGAAGCGTCCGTTCAAAAGCGACTGGATGGAGTGCGCGAAAAAACTGTACTGA